One Halalkalibacillus sediminis DNA segment encodes these proteins:
- a CDS encoding DUF2515 family protein → MLKKAYRKTRRVLISLIVILLVFTSTPIYPQNATNNLNAEKGELNPADLMNPGGIMDFMPEIGQDPAPLPQPTQNIGPTLPPAMQGDMTPTVAPNHRESNPTSEDIPTQKFENPVNLATGKLDLQATDLELSGIGADYIFERSYMKDLDEETALGLGWMPNIESELRLYAEFHIAETRPDGSVHSYNFVMDGEEAAVTSYDDDPLINYKLHKGYYEELEDGTKLTRISKDDDQYVVTKKDGSKVTYNGYYAPWRDPNSPNYEPPEDHEYDFDPRKGKMIRQEDRYGNAFEYDYTKTGKLKQITDTTGRTITFNWNGKLIDSIEDPFGRTVQFKYDNQNRLEKITRADGSTLAYTYDSNNHVTSITKDGETTNFSYNSNEQITSVEMYGDVYYRMSYTNNTTTVTDIDNNKWTYEHNDGQITRTENPLGEVTTNTYDDDNNVKSITSPQGTISYAYDDHGNRTKKVNLAGGVTETKYHDQWEQPTKIIDPLKGVTKFEYDEQGNLEKRIDPEGVYVEFEYDERGQMTHMTDVKGNTTEMVYNDQGFVEEVIDPHGKKTLYEHDDLGRITKETLPNGSTTNYSYDARGNVLTEDKGNGVVTSYTYDYQGRIKTIKDPINRTTTYDYDGKGQVEKITDAAGVTRYTYNKLGHIKTIENPQGEITTFTRDVLGRPTHIDRSTETADYLYEEFGVDKVTIKTGTTQKVFDYDYDDRGNIVKISDQYDRTLSFDYDIEGNRTKVIDPMGRENSWTYDKVGNQTTWTDANGNVTEYIYNNNGELKQTKHPNGSSTYYQFDKNQRLVQKTLPDEAVENYTYDDAGLLKSQTNGEGETTSFTYDGQGRLTHVKDAAGGVTQYSYDDAGRVKVITNPLEQTTSYTYGSQNRVTKQIDTAGRAVHFEYDEHGRLTQYTDQGERTHKWTFDESTNKVIYVRPDGEKTTYEYDEDNRLKNMSNPKGDETIYEYDDRGRLVKTINPLGQTTERKYNNLDQVIKEIGVNGKATEYTYDELGRVNTVTNPLGLATEYKYNKYSQLKATINHRGAETKFTYDVMGREQTVTDAKGNTTTTEYDFAGRVSKQVDALDQVTAFQYHPSGQVDYMKDSNGGEWTWEYDALGRQIKQTDAEGRTTKYSHDAAGRLVTETDPLGNTYEWKYNNFDQVKKEIDPKGNITEYDYTVLGQVKTIQDPLGNQTSYQYDVLGRPTKITDPKDATTKYQYDALGRVKEMTDALGQKESYQYDALGNVTKYVDVLGNKQTSTYDALGRALTKSDFKGNKTTFEYDDAKGIRTITDPKGNQEVIEYDLLEQVKQVTDKLGNTTTFNYDALGRLKSEKDDLGLIAKYNYDALDNVKEVIDANKQKTQFEYDLVGNLTKEVDPLENATTYNYNANNQLTKQTNPREGSTNFEYDSTGNLVLEKDPEGGEWEYDYDALGRVLQTTNPLGHKNKFAYDEVGNLVKELDPTDFATEYEYDKLGRMLGQSTDDGREWTYQYNPKGWLTSVTNPLDGQTKYQYDANGNTVKETDALGRDNEFKYDELNRMVKQIDVEDYESEFEYDELGNLAKETNALGDSSTYEYDKRSRLIQEQTPSGSTWAYEYDSVGNLVKEIDPLNQVTKFDYNGNNQMTKVTDALDGVTKYNYDETGNLAKQVDANGNTREWKYDLNSRVVEETDGLGNTHQYQYDLAGQLKEEITRNDQSIEYDYTKRGQIKRKDLDGLKQHYEYDEAGRLTQMKSPDSIDQFSYDSLGRITEQYNVNIDKKLQFDYDAVGNILSLTNSEDRTTTYEYNERNLMTSMMDPEENVSTFNYDSLGRLQTQNLANGNVIEQSYTPDGNLASVENSMEEGIVSSYDYEYDEAGKRTKQIEEDGAVTSYEYDALSRLTDIYYPKEKLDNLSTEPYFPENRKHNRNEDPKEDKPKNNKEENEDPKEETEVKEVKEVKEHSEVTKTSRNLQPPTWQDEEAEETEPSEEDDVVEVDLTNEEQSDEETVVQNNEETLEQEEGNEEENTEEPEEEETEHENEKEDVEAGTDTTQSTNNNASDDPAENVAEEEEEDKGFFTKTKDNIAKVFKGIGKAIKDVFNWIGNLFTITPAQATESEEESNYGFNEPKYYVEPSEHVAYTYDNVGNRLTENTDGDVTEYEYNANNQMTRAGEHTFAYDQNGNVVQEVGPDQERDYTYDAANRLRAVMFGDESYVKYGYDALGRQATRESGMWRQLGDPILDQHPGQGHGPAMNPGRGKGKGKGPNVDDHPGQGNAWGLDKRGRGKQKMEVVESRTFYEGQSHVTHKEYSPAGSPYAEYHTGPNNRVVSQKMFGYHGRSIPGQNPSMKTTGGLMYYHYDGMSSVSELTDRHGDIIERYRYDAFGGLMTGITAPYNTNSYTGHQYDQDTGLVDMQARVYDAKIGRFLQEDTYQGTLDNPLSQNRYAYVMNDPVNFWDPTGRVPAEVRAQENFTEYVEVGNYQEQWYYDFQSHYTVGEQTQNYREQVSDTAITLTWDVVTTVGWHYTATHRANLMEDGMLKPVNRSPEDHYWYETTRTGYEKVTTAEELMERNYETLIKHGEVPEGSTQVFSDSMSFHNPIEKFKQIFNVGTVDIKNLVSMMALNSSGSNVGYGSIGYWKGKAANIVDLNADPIKRNKQINKAYAEMYLSDPDVFMWAGLATFASENVGDAMRQMENEGWIINSLNTVTFNKFPDLGEVDPEEVFNLLQKGNKSVYEDIYWQHLAYQQGGMREIDAIYNKGELDNQLYKAWNLIDEGKKTNKQDLIEQGTVELAIYEQSVTLQDEVFSPALATYEALSRMDDRLFYQTLNVRPFSSPVPNKNSGFTDHYPDGNVGELEDRLNWTVDHIVPDFINFYETNPDVLKRMLDDIINPVYPNPNCHAC, encoded by the coding sequence ATGCTGAAAAAAGCTTATAGAAAGACGAGAAGAGTATTAATTAGCTTGATTGTTATTTTGCTTGTGTTTACTAGCACACCAATTTATCCGCAAAATGCTACTAACAATCTTAATGCTGAAAAAGGGGAGCTGAATCCGGCTGATTTGATGAATCCTGGAGGAATTATGGATTTCATGCCGGAAATCGGACAAGATCCAGCACCTTTACCACAACCAACACAGAATATTGGACCTACACTACCACCTGCGATGCAAGGGGATATGACTCCAACCGTCGCTCCTAATCACCGAGAAAGTAACCCTACCTCAGAAGATATCCCAACCCAGAAATTCGAAAACCCTGTCAACTTAGCAACAGGAAAACTAGACTTACAAGCTACTGATCTAGAACTTTCAGGAATCGGAGCAGACTATATTTTCGAACGTTCATACATGAAAGATTTAGATGAAGAAACTGCTTTGGGCTTAGGATGGATGCCTAATATTGAATCTGAATTAAGACTTTACGCTGAATTTCACATAGCTGAAACACGCCCTGACGGAAGTGTGCATTCATATAACTTTGTTATGGATGGTGAAGAAGCGGCGGTCACAAGCTATGATGATGACCCGTTAATCAACTATAAACTTCACAAAGGTTATTATGAAGAATTAGAAGACGGAACTAAGCTCACACGTATTAGTAAAGATGATGATCAATATGTTGTGACAAAGAAAGACGGATCAAAGGTTACATATAATGGCTACTACGCTCCATGGCGCGATCCGAACAGTCCAAATTATGAGCCGCCAGAAGACCATGAGTACGATTTCGATCCTAGAAAAGGTAAAATGATTCGTCAGGAAGATCGCTATGGAAATGCATTTGAGTATGACTATACGAAAACTGGTAAGCTAAAACAAATTACTGATACAACAGGACGTACTATCACATTTAATTGGAATGGAAAATTAATAGATTCGATCGAGGACCCATTCGGTAGAACCGTTCAATTCAAATATGATAATCAAAATCGTTTAGAAAAAATTACTCGTGCTGACGGATCCACTTTAGCATACACTTATGATTCGAATAACCACGTCACTTCTATTACAAAAGACGGTGAAACTACTAACTTTAGTTACAATTCAAACGAGCAAATTACAAGTGTTGAAATGTATGGAGATGTCTACTATCGCATGTCTTACACTAACAACACGACGACAGTTACCGACATTGATAATAATAAATGGACCTATGAGCACAATGATGGTCAAATCACACGTACAGAAAATCCGTTAGGGGAAGTTACTACAAATACCTATGATGACGACAATAATGTAAAAAGTATTACATCACCTCAGGGAACGATTTCTTACGCTTACGATGACCACGGCAACCGTACGAAGAAAGTTAATTTAGCTGGCGGTGTGACGGAAACCAAATACCATGATCAATGGGAGCAGCCAACTAAAATTATTGATCCTTTAAAAGGTGTTACGAAATTTGAGTACGATGAACAAGGGAATTTAGAAAAACGTATTGACCCAGAAGGCGTATACGTTGAGTTCGAGTACGATGAACGTGGTCAAATGACTCATATGACAGATGTTAAAGGCAATACAACGGAAATGGTCTATAACGACCAGGGATTTGTGGAAGAAGTCATAGACCCTCACGGCAAAAAAACGTTGTACGAACACGATGATTTAGGTCGAATTACAAAAGAAACACTGCCAAATGGCTCGACAACTAATTATTCATATGACGCAAGAGGCAATGTCTTAACTGAAGATAAAGGAAATGGCGTTGTTACTTCGTACACGTACGATTACCAAGGTCGCATTAAAACAATCAAAGACCCAATTAACCGTACCACTACCTATGATTATGACGGTAAAGGTCAAGTTGAAAAAATCACTGACGCTGCAGGCGTGACCCGTTACACATACAATAAACTTGGTCATATTAAAACGATCGAAAACCCACAAGGGGAAATCACAACTTTTACAAGGGATGTCTTGGGTCGCCCGACTCATATTGATCGTTCAACTGAGACAGCGGACTATCTTTATGAAGAATTTGGCGTCGATAAAGTTACAATCAAAACTGGAACAACTCAAAAAGTTTTCGATTATGACTATGATGATCGAGGCAATATTGTTAAAATCTCAGACCAATATGACCGTACACTATCGTTTGATTATGATATAGAAGGCAATCGTACGAAAGTGATTGATCCAATGGGCCGCGAAAACTCGTGGACCTACGATAAAGTCGGTAACCAAACGACTTGGACTGACGCCAATGGTAATGTAACCGAATATATCTATAACAATAATGGTGAACTTAAGCAGACCAAACATCCAAACGGATCATCAACATACTACCAATTTGATAAAAATCAGCGACTCGTACAGAAAACACTACCTGATGAAGCTGTAGAAAATTATACGTACGATGATGCCGGTTTGTTAAAATCTCAAACAAATGGAGAAGGAGAAACAACTTCTTTTACTTATGATGGACAGGGGCGTTTGACTCATGTCAAAGACGCTGCAGGCGGTGTCACGCAATATTCGTATGACGATGCAGGTCGAGTTAAAGTCATTACAAACCCTCTAGAACAAACAACTTCATACACCTATGGCAGCCAAAACCGTGTCACCAAACAAATCGATACAGCTGGAAGAGCGGTACATTTTGAATATGACGAACATGGACGGTTAACGCAGTACACCGATCAAGGAGAACGTACACATAAATGGACCTTCGACGAATCAACGAATAAGGTCATATACGTACGCCCAGATGGTGAAAAAACCACTTATGAATATGATGAAGACAATCGCTTGAAGAATATGTCTAATCCTAAAGGCGACGAAACAATCTACGAGTATGATGACCGAGGACGTTTAGTTAAAACGATTAATCCACTAGGTCAAACAACAGAACGTAAATATAACAACTTAGACCAAGTCATTAAAGAAATCGGGGTTAATGGTAAAGCAACTGAATATACCTATGACGAATTAGGCCGTGTAAATACTGTAACGAACCCACTGGGCTTAGCGACCGAATATAAATACAACAAATATAGCCAACTCAAAGCAACCATCAACCATCGTGGGGCAGAAACAAAATTCACATATGACGTCATGGGTAGAGAACAGACCGTTACTGACGCTAAAGGAAACACGACAACCACGGAGTATGACTTTGCTGGTCGTGTAAGTAAACAAGTAGATGCGTTAGATCAGGTAACCGCTTTCCAATACCACCCGTCTGGTCAAGTGGATTATATGAAAGATTCTAACGGTGGCGAGTGGACATGGGAATATGATGCTTTAGGACGTCAAATTAAACAAACAGATGCAGAAGGACGTACCACAAAATATAGCCATGATGCGGCAGGACGTCTTGTAACTGAAACAGATCCTTTAGGCAATACGTATGAGTGGAAATATAACAACTTCGATCAAGTTAAAAAAGAAATCGATCCTAAAGGTAATATAACTGAATACGATTACACTGTTCTTGGACAAGTCAAAACCATCCAAGATCCATTAGGTAATCAAACAAGCTATCAATATGACGTACTTGGTCGACCTACTAAGATAACAGATCCCAAGGATGCTACGACTAAGTACCAATATGATGCTCTCGGTCGCGTCAAGGAAATGACAGATGCCTTAGGGCAAAAAGAATCTTATCAATATGACGCATTAGGTAATGTGACTAAATATGTCGATGTTCTCGGCAATAAGCAAACATCTACTTATGATGCCTTAGGTCGAGCTCTAACTAAATCTGATTTTAAAGGAAACAAAACAACATTTGAATATGATGATGCTAAAGGCATAAGAACTATCACAGACCCTAAAGGCAATCAAGAAGTCATTGAATACGATTTACTAGAACAAGTAAAACAAGTGACAGATAAATTAGGAAACACAACTACTTTCAATTATGATGCCTTAGGTCGACTGAAAAGTGAAAAAGATGACCTAGGTTTAATCGCAAAATATAACTATGATGCTTTAGATAATGTTAAAGAAGTAATCGATGCGAATAAACAAAAAACACAATTTGAATATGATCTAGTAGGTAATCTGACAAAAGAGGTTGACCCATTAGAAAACGCTACAACATACAACTACAACGCAAACAATCAACTAACAAAACAAACAAACCCTCGTGAAGGATCTACGAATTTTGAGTACGACTCAACTGGTAATCTAGTACTTGAAAAAGATCCAGAAGGCGGGGAGTGGGAGTACGACTACGATGCTTTAGGTCGAGTATTACAAACAACTAACCCACTGGGGCATAAAAATAAGTTTGCATATGATGAAGTAGGTAATCTAGTTAAAGAATTAGATCCGACTGACTTTGCGACGGAATATGAATACGATAAGCTTGGTAGAATGCTAGGACAATCAACTGATGATGGGCGTGAGTGGACGTATCAGTATAACCCTAAAGGCTGGTTAACTAGTGTCACAAATCCACTTGATGGCCAAACCAAGTATCAGTATGATGCTAACGGAAACACCGTTAAGGAAACAGATGCTCTAGGACGCGACAACGAATTCAAATATGATGAGTTAAATAGAATGGTCAAACAGATTGACGTAGAGGATTATGAGTCAGAGTTTGAATATGATGAACTCGGTAACCTAGCCAAAGAAACGAACGCTTTAGGCGATTCAAGTACGTATGAATACGACAAAAGATCCCGTCTAATCCAAGAACAAACACCGAGCGGTTCAACTTGGGCTTACGAGTATGATTCCGTTGGTAATCTAGTCAAAGAAATAGACCCATTAAATCAAGTCACTAAGTTTGATTACAACGGTAATAACCAGATGACCAAAGTGACAGACGCTTTAGACGGTGTCACAAAATATAATTACGATGAAACTGGTAACCTGGCTAAACAAGTTGATGCTAATGGTAATACACGTGAGTGGAAATATGATCTAAATAGTAGAGTTGTAGAAGAGACCGATGGACTAGGTAACACCCATCAATATCAATATGATTTAGCTGGCCAGTTAAAAGAAGAAATTACAAGAAATGATCAATCGATTGAATATGACTACACAAAACGTGGTCAAATAAAGAGAAAGGATCTTGACGGGCTAAAACAACACTATGAATACGACGAAGCTGGCAGACTCACTCAGATGAAGTCTCCAGATTCCATTGATCAATTCAGCTATGACTCTTTAGGCCGTATAACCGAACAGTATAATGTGAACATCGATAAGAAATTACAATTCGATTATGATGCGGTCGGTAATATTCTTAGTTTAACGAATAGCGAAGATCGAACGACGACTTATGAGTATAACGAGCGTAACCTCATGACAAGTATGATGGACCCTGAAGAGAATGTGAGTACGTTCAACTATGATTCACTTGGGCGTCTTCAGACACAAAATCTAGCAAATGGCAATGTTATTGAACAAAGCTATACACCTGACGGTAACCTAGCGAGTGTTGAAAATAGTATGGAAGAAGGAATTGTTTCTTCTTATGACTATGAATACGATGAAGCCGGCAAACGAACCAAACAAATCGAGGAAGATGGAGCCGTTACATCCTATGAATATGACGCTTTAAGTCGATTAACCGATATCTATTATCCTAAGGAAAAATTAGATAACTTATCAACGGAACCATACTTCCCAGAAAATCGCAAACACAATCGTAATGAAGATCCAAAAGAAGATAAGCCAAAAAATAATAAAGAAGAAAATGAAGATCCAAAAGAAGAAACAGAAGTAAAAGAAGTAAAAGAAGTAAAAGAACACAGTGAAGTAACCAAAACGAGTCGTAACCTACAACCACCAACATGGCAGGATGAGGAAGCAGAAGAAACAGAGCCATCAGAAGAAGATGATGTGGTTGAGGTTGACTTAACTAATGAAGAACAAAGTGATGAAGAAACGGTAGTACAAAATAATGAAGAAACATTAGAACAAGAAGAAGGAAATGAAGAAGAAAATACAGAAGAGCCTGAGGAAGAAGAAACTGAGCATGAAAACGAAAAAGAAGACGTTGAAGCAGGAACAGATACAACTCAATCAACTAATAATAATGCCTCAGATGATCCAGCAGAAAATGTAGCTGAAGAAGAGGAAGAAGATAAAGGCTTCTTCACTAAAACAAAGGATAATATTGCTAAAGTATTCAAGGGTATTGGAAAAGCCATTAAAGATGTTTTTAATTGGATAGGTAATTTGTTTACCATTACACCTGCACAAGCAACTGAAAGTGAAGAAGAGTCAAACTATGGCTTCAACGAGCCGAAATACTACGTAGAACCATCTGAACATGTGGCATACACGTACGACAACGTCGGTAACCGGTTAACCGAAAATACCGATGGCGACGTCACGGAATACGAGTACAATGCCAATAATCAAATGACGCGTGCTGGCGAACACACCTTTGCATACGACCAAAACGGGAACGTCGTTCAGGAAGTCGGTCCAGATCAAGAACGCGACTACACGTATGATGCGGCGAATCGCTTGCGTGCGGTGATGTTTGGCGATGAAAGCTATGTCAAATACGGCTATGATGCTTTAGGTCGTCAAGCGACACGAGAAAGTGGCATGTGGCGTCAACTGGGAGACCCGATTCTGGATCAACACCCTGGCCAAGGCCATGGGCCAGCTATGAATCCTGGTCGAGGGAAAGGGAAAGGCAAAGGACCGAATGTTGATGACCATCCAGGCCAAGGGAACGCGTGGGGCTTAGACAAACGCGGCCGAGGCAAACAAAAGATGGAAGTGGTGGAGAGCCGAACTTTCTATGAAGGTCAGTCTCACGTGACGCACAAAGAATACAGCCCAGCTGGTTCACCGTATGCTGAATACCATACCGGTCCCAACAACCGTGTCGTGTCCCAAAAGATGTTCGGCTATCACGGCCGCAGTATTCCAGGTCAAAACCCGAGCATGAAAACAACGGGAGGCTTAATGTATTACCATTATGATGGGATGTCATCCGTCAGTGAACTGACCGATCGCCATGGCGATATTATTGAACGCTATCGTTACGATGCCTTCGGTGGCCTCATGACGGGTATCACGGCACCATACAACACGAACAGTTACACGGGACATCAGTACGACCAGGATACAGGCTTAGTGGACATGCAAGCACGTGTATATGACGCAAAAATTGGACGTTTCTTACAAGAAGATACGTATCAAGGAACGCTCGACAACCCATTATCACAAAACCGATATGCGTATGTCATGAACGATCCCGTCAACTTCTGGGATCCGACGGGGCGTGTACCGGCAGAGGTTCGCGCACAGGAAAACTTTACCGAGTATGTTGAGGTCGGGAACTATCAGGAACAGTGGTACTATGACTTCCAAAGTCACTACACCGTGGGCGAACAGACCCAAAATTATCGAGAGCAAGTCAGCGACACAGCGATTACCCTGACGTGGGATGTCGTCACGACCGTCGGCTGGCATTATACAGCCACCCACCGAGCAAACCTCATGGAAGATGGGATGCTCAAACCGGTGAATCGCAGCCCAGAAGATCACTATTGGTATGAGACCACGAGAACCGGTTATGAAAAAGTCACCACAGCTGAAGAGCTGATGGAACGGAACTATGAAACCCTCATCAAACATGGGGAAGTGCCTGAGGGCAGCACCCAAGTGTTCTCAGATTCGATGAGTTTTCATAATCCTATAGAAAAATTTAAGCAAATTTTTAATGTTGGTACAGTGGATATTAAAAACTTGGTAAGTATGATGGCACTTAACTCATCAGGTTCAAATGTTGGTTATGGAAGTATTGGTTATTGGAAAGGCAAAGCGGCAAATATAGTGGATCTAAACGCAGATCCAATTAAAAGGAATAAACAAATTAATAAAGCTTATGCGGAAATGTATTTAAGTGATCCGGATGTTTTCATGTGGGCTGGACTAGCTACATTTGCATCTGAAAATGTTGGTGATGCAATGCGTCAAATGGAGAATGAAGGCTGGATTATAAACTCTCTTAATACAGTTACTTTCAATAAATTCCCTGATTTAGGTGAAGTAGATCCTGAAGAAGTTTTTAATTTATTGCAAAAGGGTAATAAATCAGTTTACGAAGACATCTACTGGCAGCATTTAGCTTACCAACAAGGGGGGATGAGAGAGATAGATGCCATTTATAATAAAGGTGAACTTGATAATCAGCTTTATAAAGCTTGGAACTTAATAGATGAAGGTAAGAAAACGAACAAACAGGATTTAATAGAACAAGGAACTGTTGAACTAGCAATTTATGAGCAAAGTGTTACACTTCAGGATGAAGTATTTAGTCCTGCTTTAGCAACTTATGAAGCACTTTCCAGAATGGATGATAGATTGTTCTATCAAACGCTTAATGTGAGGCCTTTTTCTTCTCCAGTTCCAAATAAGAATAGCGGGTTTACAGATCATTATCCTGATGGTAATGTAGGAGAACTCGAAGATCGATTAAATTGGACAGTAGATCATATTGTACCGGATTTTATAAATTTTTATGAGACCAACCCCGATGTTTTAAAGAGAATGTTAGATGATATCATTAACCCTGTTTATCCAAATCCAAATTGCCATGCTTGTTAA
- a CDS encoding small acid-soluble spore protein P: protein MSGRPKGPKQQEEPNLPKSPKQPYGKPLQGSHKVKQRNHSQQKQKSDHDM from the coding sequence ATGAGCGGACGACCTAAAGGGCCAAAACAACAGGAAGAACCAAATTTACCAAAGAGTCCAAAACAGCCATACGGCAAACCGCTGCAAGGCTCGCACAAAGTAAAACAGCGAAATCATTCTCAGCAAAAACAGAAATCGGATCATGATATGTAG
- a CDS encoding DMT family transporter codes for MRSVGVSLVILAAICWGVSGGIADILMNKGWDPIVISLYRGVVGFVCFFIWFLLRFKQNWTTSTRLYVWALLAGVGVAGNFTFYFLAIQASSVAVAVTLMCTAPVFVLVISFVSGIERSTWFKWGCIFVVLMGIIMLTGAYNTGSLSVGFLGVIFGLAAGLSYALFIFGFKNASSIGRPQTILTIAFFSFCLVLFIIADIDEVASVAVSNDVGWFFLLGILGAGISFMLYVVGIRYIAPTTASMVAMIEPVTAALFGFLLIGDHLTLIQLLGMALILMTVVVLSVRKPVRSK; via the coding sequence TTGAGATCAGTAGGTGTAAGCTTGGTTATTCTTGCAGCTATTTGTTGGGGCGTTAGTGGAGGAATTGCGGACATTTTAATGAACAAGGGCTGGGATCCCATTGTCATTTCCCTTTATCGAGGGGTTGTTGGCTTTGTATGTTTTTTCATATGGTTTCTTTTACGATTCAAACAAAACTGGACCACCTCTACTCGTTTATATGTATGGGCCTTATTAGCTGGTGTTGGTGTCGCTGGGAATTTCACTTTTTATTTCCTTGCTATTCAAGCCTCAAGCGTGGCGGTTGCTGTAACTTTGATGTGCACAGCACCAGTGTTCGTCCTTGTCATCTCTTTTGTATCAGGAATCGAACGCTCGACTTGGTTTAAATGGGGATGCATCTTCGTTGTACTTATGGGGATTATCATGCTTACAGGGGCCTACAATACTGGATCATTATCAGTCGGTTTTCTAGGAGTGATTTTCGGGCTTGCTGCTGGTCTGTCTTATGCGTTATTTATATTCGGTTTTAAAAACGCCTCTTCGATCGGAAGGCCACAAACCATCTTAACCATCGCATTCTTTTCATTTTGTCTCGTCCTTTTTATTATTGCGGACATTGATGAAGTTGCTAGTGTCGCAGTATCAAACGACGTAGGCTGGTTTTTTTTATTGGGGATCCTTGGGGCTGGAATTTCGTTTATGTTGTACGTGGTTGGCATACGGTATATCGCCCCAACCACCGCTTCAATGGTCGCCATGATCGAGCCGGTAACAGCTGCTTTGTTTGGCTTTCTGCTTATTGGAGATCATTTGACCCTCATTCAACTTCTTGGAATGGCGCTTATCCTGATGACGGTAGTTGTGCTTAGTGTGAGGAAGCCTGTTCGTTCTAAATAA
- a CDS encoding calcium/sodium antiporter, producing the protein MAYLLLIVGFGLLIKGADLFVDGSSNIARLLRVPPILIGLTIVALGTSSPEATVSIIAALQGNSEVSLGNVVGSNIFNITLVVGIAAFLYPLIVEKETTKKEIPFTLLASGALLVLISDMAFQGLSENLLTRGDGIIFLLFLSIFMYYVIEVGMKSRKETIHEPIPSDITWGKNSLLTLAGLVAIIFGGDLVVNNGTTIAYDLGMSNTLVGLTIIAIGTSLPELVTSISAALKKESGIALGNVVGSNIFNILFVLGASAVISPLSVNGKIFIDVMIMIALSLLLFLFSRTHYTIGKKEGIVLVSMYIIYLVYIILRN; encoded by the coding sequence ATGGCTTACTTACTATTAATAGTCGGCTTCGGTCTTTTAATTAAAGGGGCTGATCTTTTCGTCGATGGATCCTCCAACATTGCTAGGCTACTCCGTGTCCCGCCAATTTTGATAGGGTTAACGATTGTAGCTTTGGGAACAAGCTCTCCTGAGGCAACCGTTAGTATCATTGCAGCATTACAGGGAAATTCTGAAGTTTCACTGGGGAATGTAGTTGGAAGTAATATCTTTAATATCACTCTAGTAGTGGGTATTGCAGCGTTTCTATATCCATTAATAGTTGAGAAAGAAACAACCAAAAAAGAAATACCATTTACATTGCTGGCTAGTGGAGCTTTACTCGTACTGATAAGTGATATGGCATTCCAAGGGTTGAGTGAAAACTTGCTGACACGCGGGGACGGCATCATCTTTTTATTGTTTTTATCCATTTTTATGTACTATGTGATTGAAGTCGGTATGAAAAGTCGAAAAGAAACGATACATGAACCAATTCCTTCAGACATCACTTGGGGAAAAAACAGTCTGTTAACGCTAGCAGGTTTAGTAGCTATTATTTTTGGTGGAGACCTGGTGGTAAACAACGGGACAACAATTGCCTATGATCTTGGCATGAGTAATACACTAGTAGGGCTAACCATCATTGCGATTGGTACATCACTTCCTGAGTTGGTCACATCCATATCCGCTGCATTGAAGAAAGAAAGTGGAATTGCACTAGGGAATGTGGTGGGAAGCAATATTTTCAACATTCTATTTGTACTTGGGGCTTCAGCTGTAATATCGCCTTTATCTGTGAATGGAAAGATATTTATCGATGTGATGATCATGATTGCATTGAGCTTGTTATTGTTCTTATTTTCAAGGACACATTATACAATTGGTAAAAAAGAGGGCATTGTCCTTGTGAGCATGTATATCATTTATCTAGTTTATATTATATTGAGAAACTAG